One genomic segment of Polynucleobacter sp. MWH-UH2A includes these proteins:
- the dapF gene encoding diaminopimelate epimerase: MHGAGNDFIVLNGIDQDLSNITREQWQALAHRQFGIGADQILLVEKPTQNDADFRYRIFNADGGEVEQCGNGSRCFVRFVLDQGLSNKNPLRVEVAHTVLTLKSHPDGQVEVNMGAPIFEHSQIPFNANGLASLQEFHETLYALPLNHPATHDTLVGVLSMGNPHAVQVVGDVASAPVLEEGPEIEKHAAFPKRVNAGYMQIMSRNEIALRVYERGAGETLACGTGACAAVVSGIRRGLLDSPVKVHTRGGDLQIAWGGIANNEIQPVIMTGPAVTVFVGETEI; the protein is encoded by the coding sequence ACTTAAGCAATATCACTCGCGAGCAATGGCAAGCCTTGGCGCATCGTCAATTTGGTATTGGCGCAGATCAAATTCTTTTGGTTGAAAAGCCTACTCAGAATGATGCTGACTTTCGTTATCGCATTTTTAATGCGGATGGCGGAGAAGTAGAACAATGCGGCAATGGATCGCGTTGCTTTGTACGTTTTGTACTTGATCAAGGCTTGTCCAATAAAAATCCTCTACGTGTTGAAGTAGCGCATACCGTCCTTACACTCAAATCCCATCCCGATGGGCAGGTTGAGGTAAATATGGGCGCCCCTATTTTTGAACACAGTCAAATTCCATTCAATGCCAATGGCTTGGCAAGCCTGCAAGAGTTTCATGAAACACTCTATGCACTGCCACTGAATCATCCTGCGACACACGATACTTTGGTGGGTGTTCTCTCCATGGGCAACCCTCATGCTGTGCAAGTGGTTGGTGATGTTGCAAGCGCCCCCGTTTTAGAGGAAGGCCCTGAAATCGAAAAGCATGCCGCCTTTCCAAAAAGAGTGAATGCTGGCTATATGCAAATCATGAGTCGCAATGAGATAGCGTTGCGAGTTTATGAACGTGGCGCTGGAGAAACCCTAGCTTGTGGAACTGGCGCCTGTGCGGCCGTCGTCTCAGGCATTCGAAGAGGTCTACTAGACTCACCTGTAAAAGTTCATACCCGTGGGGGCGATCTCCAAATTGCCTGGGGTGGAATTGCGAACAACGAAATTCAGCCTGTCATCATGACGGGCCCAGCTGTTACTGTTTTCGTAGGTGAAACAGAAATCTAA
- the pyrE gene encoding orotate phosphoribosyltransferase, whose amino-acid sequence MSSNNSNQDNFIRFALEAKVLSFGEFKTKAGRLSPYFFNAGEFNDGARLGALGHYYAKALVESKIPFDMLYGPAYKGITLAAATAIALANDGINVPYAYNRKEAKDHGEGGVLVGAPVKGKVIIVDDVISAGTSVRESVDLIRKAGAEPVAVLIALDRMERSGNATDIGDKSAVQAVEQEFGLPVISIANLTGLMSFLTASSDAQLTACLPAVKAYREKYGI is encoded by the coding sequence ATGAGCTCAAATAATTCAAATCAAGATAACTTCATTCGTTTTGCCTTGGAGGCAAAGGTTTTGTCCTTTGGGGAGTTTAAAACCAAAGCGGGCAGGCTCTCTCCATATTTCTTTAATGCGGGCGAGTTTAATGATGGCGCTCGCTTAGGCGCGCTTGGGCATTACTATGCCAAGGCGCTAGTGGAATCGAAAATCCCATTCGACATGCTGTATGGGCCTGCTTATAAGGGTATTACCCTTGCTGCCGCAACTGCCATCGCCTTAGCGAATGACGGCATTAATGTCCCTTATGCCTATAACCGCAAGGAAGCCAAGGATCATGGTGAAGGTGGCGTGTTGGTTGGGGCTCCAGTTAAAGGCAAGGTCATCATTGTTGATGATGTGATTTCAGCAGGCACTTCAGTTAGAGAGTCTGTAGACCTCATTCGCAAAGCAGGTGCGGAGCCGGTGGCTGTATTAATTGCATTGGATCGGATGGAGCGATCCGGTAATGCAACAGACATTGGTGACAAGTCTGCAGTTCAGGCTGTTGAACAAGAGTTTGGTTTGCCAGTCATTTCGATTGCGAACTTGACTGGTTTGATGTCTTTCTTGACTGCATCTAGTGATGCCCAATTAACTGCTTGCTTGCCGGCAGTAAAAGCGTATCGAGAAAAATACGGAATCTAA